A DNA window from Ipomoea triloba cultivar NCNSP0323 chromosome 10, ASM357664v1 contains the following coding sequences:
- the LOC116033365 gene encoding uncharacterized protein LOC116033365 yields MADPKAGGVVKKGHEEGIKMAVSLLEEFGLPMGLLPLADVIEVGFVKSSGYMWIVQKKKVEHNFKMISKLVSYDTEIYGYVEKKRIKKLKGVKAKELMLWPPVSEISVDDPPTGKIHFKSLAGITKTFPVDAFAAGQ; encoded by the coding sequence ATGGCGGATCCAAAGGCAGGAGGGGTAGTAAAGAAGGGGCACGAAGAAGGGATAAAAATGGCGGTTTCACTTCTCGAAGAATTCGGGCTCCCCATGGGGCTCCTACCTCTCGCGGACGTGATCGAGGTGGGGTTCGTGAAGAGCAGTGGGTACATGTGGATTGTGCAGAAGAAGAAAGTGGAGCACAACTTCAAGATGATCAGCAAGCTGGTGAGCTACGACACGGAAATATATGGGTATGTggagaagaagaggatcaaGAAGCTGAAGGGGGTGAAGGCGAAGGAGCTGATGCTATGGCCCCCTGTGAGTGAGATCAGTGTGGATGATCCTCCCACTGGCAAAATTCACTTCAAGAGTCTTGCGGGGATCACTAAGACGTTCCCGGTTGACGCTTTTGCTGCTGGGCAGTGA